From the genome of Brevibacterium sp. JSBI002, one region includes:
- a CDS encoding acetyl-CoA C-acetyltransferase yields the protein MSAPNNPAVILGGNRIPFARSNKQYSKATNLDMLTSAIDGLVARFGLAGENIGEVAGGAVLKHSKDFNLTREAVLGSALAPTTPAFDLGQACATGLEAVVSLNNKINAGQIESGIASGVDSTSDAPIVVNDSMREILLELTRAKTMMQKAKIASQIRPAYLAPQAPSTGEPRTGLSMGEHQAITTAAWGITRQAQDELAVASHKNLASAWEAGFFDDLTTPYLGVSRDTNMRADSTVESLAKLSPVFGRKLAAEATMTAGNSTPLTDGASSVLLGSEDWAAEHGFTPLARLVDAEAAAVDFVDGAEGLLMAPAYAVPRLLARNGLTFDDFDVFEIHEAFASTVLSHMAAWESEEFCKDKAGLDAALGSIDRDKLNPLGSSLAAGHPFAATGGRIIATTAKHLKTTGKKRSLVSICAAGGQGLTAIVEAA from the coding sequence ATGTCCGCTCCCAACAACCCCGCCGTCATCCTCGGCGGCAACCGAATTCCCTTCGCCCGCTCGAACAAGCAGTACTCGAAGGCCACGAACCTCGATATGCTCACCTCGGCCATCGACGGGCTCGTCGCCCGCTTCGGCCTGGCCGGAGAGAACATCGGTGAAGTCGCCGGAGGTGCAGTCCTCAAGCATTCGAAGGACTTCAACCTCACCCGCGAGGCCGTGCTCGGCTCCGCGCTGGCTCCGACGACCCCCGCCTTCGATCTCGGTCAGGCCTGCGCCACCGGACTCGAAGCCGTGGTCAGCCTCAACAACAAGATCAATGCCGGACAGATCGAGTCCGGAATCGCCTCGGGCGTGGATTCGACCTCAGACGCTCCGATCGTCGTCAACGATTCGATGCGCGAGATCCTCCTCGAACTCACCCGCGCGAAGACGATGATGCAGAAGGCGAAGATCGCCTCGCAGATCCGTCCGGCCTACCTCGCGCCTCAGGCTCCGAGCACGGGCGAACCCCGCACGGGCCTGAGCATGGGCGAGCACCAGGCGATCACCACCGCGGCCTGGGGCATCACCCGGCAGGCTCAGGACGAGCTCGCGGTGGCTTCCCACAAGAACCTCGCCTCGGCCTGGGAAGCCGGATTCTTCGACGACCTCACCACCCCGTACCTCGGGGTCAGCCGCGATACGAACATGCGTGCCGACTCGACCGTGGAATCCCTGGCGAAGCTCAGCCCGGTCTTCGGCAGGAAGCTCGCCGCCGAGGCGACCATGACCGCCGGCAATTCGACTCCGCTGACCGATGGTGCCTCCTCGGTGCTGCTGGGCAGCGAGGACTGGGCCGCCGAACACGGATTCACCCCGCTGGCGCGCCTCGTCGATGCCGAAGCCGCTGCCGTGGACTTCGTCGACGGTGCCGAAGGGCTGCTCATGGCCCCGGCCTATGCGGTCCCGCGTCTGCTGGCCCGCAACGGGCTGACCTTCGACGACTTCGATGTCTTCGAGATCCACGAAGCCTTCGCCTCCACTGTGCTCTCGCACATGGCCGCCTGGGAATCCGAAGAGTTCTGCAAGGACAAGGCCGGACTGGATGCGGCACTGGGCAGCATCGACCGCGACAAGCTCAACCCGCTGGGCTCGAGCCTGGCCGCAGGTCACCCCTTCGCCGCCACCGGCGGACGTATCATCGCCACCACCGCCAAGCACCTGAAGACCACCGGCAAGAAGCGCTCCCTGGTCTCGATCTGCGCCGCAGGCGGACAGGGACTCACTGCGATTGTGGAGGCAGCATGA
- a CDS encoding TetR/AcrR family transcriptional regulator, with the protein MKSITDGRSTRWQKHRDERRRELLRSVRLVVDEYGDDISMEQISDATGTSKSVLYRYFTDRAGLQAAMGEWAMGVIVWSLDEAAAASAKGEGSAAAQESLAAMIRAFVTLAGNSPNVYRFCDTAVNRFAPEETGGFFNSVAGQLAERLDLSGEQARLWSAGAIGFVRAATETWLSRPDRPEEFATTITHWLWATLPEQRGVEQ; encoded by the coding sequence ATGAAATCGATCACAGACGGTCGCTCGACGAGATGGCAGAAGCATCGCGATGAGCGTCGTCGCGAACTTCTGCGTTCCGTACGGCTCGTCGTAGACGAGTACGGCGACGATATATCGATGGAGCAGATCTCGGACGCGACCGGGACGTCGAAGTCTGTGCTCTACCGATACTTCACCGACCGGGCAGGTCTGCAGGCAGCCATGGGCGAATGGGCGATGGGCGTCATCGTCTGGTCTCTCGATGAGGCCGCGGCCGCCTCGGCGAAGGGCGAGGGTTCAGCCGCGGCGCAGGAGTCCCTGGCCGCGATGATCCGCGCATTCGTCACGCTCGCCGGGAATTCCCCGAACGTGTATCGCTTCTGCGACACCGCGGTCAACCGGTTCGCGCCCGAGGAGACCGGCGGTTTCTTCAATTCCGTTGCCGGGCAGCTGGCCGAACGCCTCGACCTGAGCGGGGAGCAGGCTCGGCTGTGGTCGGCCGGAGCGATCGGTTTCGTCCGCGCCGCCACCGAGACGTGGTTGTCCCGACCGGACCGGCCCGAGGAATTCGCCACCACCATCACCCATTGGCTCTGGGCAACCCTGCCCGAACAACGAGGAGTAGAACAATGA
- a CDS encoding acyl-CoA dehydrogenase family protein gives MKLSLDPKAINDVLDGHWAEARRLGRTLAEASSTHDDPADDLDTARAKTLDGVMMMAETGLPMTGLSPEMGGKNEHATNVAGFEETVTANPSLQIKAGVQFGLFGGAILHLGDKEQHQKWLLDAQSGRLLGSFAMTEIGHGSDVANVATTATYDEATEEFVIETPFRAATKEYIGNAARDARAAVVFAQLITKGVKHGVHAFFVPVRDEAGEPMPGVSIEDDGYKGGLKGVDNGRLAFDSVRIPRTNLLNRYGDVTADGTYSSPIESPGRRFFTMLGTLVQGRVSLDGASVVASKIALDIAVRYGLERKQFTAGDDFAETTLLDYGRHQRRLMPALAAVYASAFAHEKLLTSFEEVFAGADDSEENRALLETRAAAFKADSTWMALDVIQECREACGGAGFMAENRLVGLRADLDVYVTFEGDNTVLLQLVAKRLLGDYAKEFANLDVGGAARFIGTQAAEHTLYRTGLANAGRAISDALTPNLGDKRIRSGRLQRTLLETRLEVMVAGVAQALRPATKMPAAQAADLFNVHQHELIEMARAYVELEKWKALDEKMKQQTDADQAKAFRRLRDTYGLGLIEKHMAWHLMYGRLPMSRARQINETLDRLCKKLAANALDLVEAFGYSDVHRRATIASGVEAERQAEAADYYRRARARQDFPVDEKQLRKAANKKAKAAAR, from the coding sequence ATGAAGCTGTCTCTTGACCCGAAAGCCATCAACGACGTCCTCGACGGACATTGGGCAGAAGCTCGCCGACTCGGGCGGACCCTGGCCGAAGCGTCGTCGACCCATGACGATCCGGCCGATGATCTCGACACCGCACGGGCGAAGACCCTCGACGGGGTCATGATGATGGCCGAGACCGGACTGCCGATGACAGGGCTGTCACCGGAGATGGGCGGAAAGAACGAACACGCCACGAACGTCGCCGGGTTCGAAGAGACCGTCACGGCCAACCCGAGCCTGCAGATCAAGGCCGGCGTCCAGTTCGGACTCTTCGGCGGAGCGATCCTCCATCTCGGGGACAAGGAACAGCATCAGAAGTGGCTGCTCGACGCTCAGTCCGGCCGTCTGCTGGGTTCGTTCGCGATGACGGAGATCGGGCACGGATCCGATGTGGCGAACGTGGCGACCACCGCCACCTACGATGAGGCGACCGAAGAGTTCGTCATCGAGACCCCCTTCCGGGCCGCAACGAAGGAGTACATCGGCAACGCCGCCCGCGATGCCCGGGCCGCCGTCGTCTTCGCTCAGCTCATCACCAAGGGAGTCAAGCACGGGGTGCATGCATTCTTCGTGCCCGTCCGCGACGAGGCCGGTGAGCCGATGCCGGGAGTCTCGATCGAAGACGACGGCTACAAGGGCGGGCTCAAGGGAGTCGACAATGGGCGCCTCGCCTTCGACTCCGTGCGGATCCCACGCACGAACCTGCTCAATCGCTATGGAGACGTCACCGCCGACGGCACGTACTCCTCACCCATCGAATCGCCGGGACGCCGCTTCTTCACGATGCTCGGCACTCTGGTCCAGGGCCGCGTCTCGCTCGACGGCGCCTCCGTGGTCGCATCGAAGATCGCCCTCGACATCGCCGTGCGCTACGGACTCGAACGCAAGCAGTTCACGGCCGGCGATGACTTCGCCGAGACGACTCTGCTCGACTACGGCCGGCATCAGCGTCGCCTCATGCCGGCCCTCGCCGCCGTGTACGCCTCGGCGTTCGCGCACGAGAAGCTGCTGACCTCCTTCGAAGAGGTCTTCGCCGGAGCCGATGACTCCGAGGAGAACCGGGCTCTGCTCGAGACCCGGGCGGCTGCGTTCAAGGCCGACTCGACCTGGATGGCGCTCGACGTCATCCAGGAATGCCGTGAGGCCTGCGGCGGTGCCGGATTCATGGCGGAGAACCGCCTCGTGGGACTGCGCGCCGATCTCGATGTCTACGTCACCTTCGAAGGCGACAACACGGTGCTGCTGCAGCTCGTGGCCAAGCGCCTCCTCGGCGACTATGCCAAGGAATTCGCGAATCTCGACGTCGGCGGAGCCGCCCGCTTCATCGGCACCCAGGCCGCAGAGCACACGCTCTACCGCACCGGTCTGGCCAATGCCGGACGGGCGATCTCGGATGCGCTGACCCCGAACCTCGGCGACAAGCGGATCAGGTCGGGTCGCCTGCAGCGGACTCTGCTCGAGACGCGTCTGGAGGTCATGGTCGCCGGAGTCGCCCAGGCGCTGCGGCCTGCAACGAAGATGCCGGCTGCGCAGGCAGCCGATCTGTTCAACGTCCACCAGCATGAGCTCATCGAGATGGCACGCGCCTATGTCGAGCTCGAGAAGTGGAAGGCACTGGACGAGAAGATGAAGCAGCAGACCGACGCCGATCAGGCCAAGGCCTTCCGTCGTCTGCGTGACACCTACGGTCTCGGACTGATCGAGAAGCACATGGCCTGGCACCTCATGTACGGTCGCCTGCCGATGTCGCGTGCACGCCAGATCAATGAGACGCTGGACCGTCTGTGCAAGAAGCTCGCGGCCAATGCCCTCGACCTCGTCGAGGCATTCGGCTATTCGGATGTCCACCGTCGGGCCACTATCGCCTCAGGTGTCGAAGCCGAGCGTCAGGCAG